GTTCGGCAGCTTTAGCATCTAATAACGCTCCAAAAATTAAACTCTCAACATATTGCGGCAACAATACATCCAAAATTTCTTGCTCAGAAGGCTCAAATTCATATGTTGTTAACACATCTTGAGATTCCTCTTCACTGTGAAATTCAGTTAATGGAAGTAATTGTTCAGTACACAATTGGCTGGAAATCGAATTAATATGATGAATGTAATAAATTTTCACTTCATCATACACGCCGTCTTCAAACATTTGAACAGTACTACTTGCGATATCTTTGATTTCTGCAAAAGCTGGATGGTCTGATATCCCTTGTATCTCAAGCACAATGTTCATATCCCGCGCTTTAAAGAAATCTCTAGCTGTGCGACCGATCGTAATAATTGCATATTCATCTTTTGATGCGTGATGGTTTATTATATCTTGATAAACTTCTTTAATAACAGAACTATTATATGAGCCTGCTAAACCTGTATCTGAAGTTAAAACCAGATACCCTGTACGCTTTACTGATCTAGTTGTTAACATAGGGTGATCAGAGCTATTTCCAGTTGCGGCAACATGCATCACAACATCACGAATTTTAGAAACATAAGGCGCATAAGCTCTTGCATTTGCTTCTGCTCGGCCTAATTTTGCAGCCGATACCATTTGCATTGCTTTTGTGATTTGGCTTGTTTTTTTCGTCGACGTAATCCGTTGCTTAATGTCAATTAAAGATGCCAAAGGTCTTCACCACCTTTATATTTTTCGAAGTCAAAAGCAATTATTTTTCCATAGAAGAAACAAATGTATTTTTAAATTCATTGAGTGCGCTATTTAGTTTTGTTTCTTCAGGTAATTCTTTTGTTGTGCGAATCTCTTCAAGAAGTTCTGGATGGTTATGATCAAACCATACATTCATTTCAGTTTCAAAACGCAATACATCATGAACAGGAATATCATCCAAGAAATTATGAACAAGCGCATAAAGAATTAGTACTTGCTTCTCTACTTTTAAAGGTTTGTGTAAATCTTGCTTTAATACTTCAACTGTTCGTTTACCACGTTCTAATTTAGCACGGGTTGCTGCATCTAGGTCAGAGCCAAATTGAGAAAATGATTCTAACTCACGGTACGCTGCTAAATCTAAACGAAGCGTACCTGCAACTTTTTTCATTGCTTTAATTTGTGCGGATCCACCTACACGTGATACGGATAACCCTGCATTAATCGCTGGACGTACTCCAGAGAAAAACAAATCAGATTGTAAGAAAATTTGTCCATCAGTAATGGAAATAACGTTCGTCGGAATATATGCAGAGATATCTCCCGCTTGTGTTTCAACAAATGGAAGTGCTGTAATTGAGCCTCCTCCTAATGTATCATTCAATTTTGCTGCACGCTCGAGCAAACGTGAATGTAAGTAGAAAACATCTCCTGGATAAGCTTCACGACCTGGTGGACGACGAAGTAATAAAGATAATTCACGGTACGCTGCAGCTTGTTTTGATAAGTCATCATAAACGATTAACACATGCTTTCCGTTATACATGAATTCTTCAGCCATTGCAACACCAGCATAAGGCGCTAGGTATAAAAGTGGGGCTGGTTGTGAAGCAGATGCTGTTACAACAATCGTGTAATCAAGTGCTCCATTTTTACGCAAAGTTTCTACTGCTGTACGAACAGTGGATTCTTTTTGACCGATTGCCACATAAATACAGATCATATCTTGGTCCGCTTGATTTAAAATCGTGTCAATGGCAACAGATGTTTTACCTGTTTGGCGGTCGCCGATAATTAATTCACGCTGTCCACGGCCAATTGGAACAAGCGCATCAATTGCTTTAATACCTGTTTGAAGTGGTTCTGTTACAGATTTCCGTGCCATAACACCTGGTGCAACTGCTTCAATTGGTCGCGTTCCAGTTGTTGCAATCTTTCCTAAGCCGTCTACAGGTTGACCTAAAGAGTTAACAACACGCCCTATAAGTGCTTCTCCAACTGGAACTTCCATAATTTTCCCTGTCCGGCGAACTTCATCACCTTCACGAATTTCAGTATAGTTGCCAAGAATGATAATACCTACGTCGTTATTTTCTAAGTTCTGAGCCATGCCCATAACACCATTTGAAAACTCGAGTAGTTCTCCAGCCATTGCATTATCAAGTCCATGAGCACGTGCGATACCATCACCAATATAGGTAACTGTCCCAACATCACTCACTTTTAGCTCGCCTTGATAATTTTCAATCTGTTGCTTTATGATTGAGCTGATCTCTTCAGCCTTAATGCTCATCAGTTTCACCCCTCGTTAAACGGGAACTAAGCTCTAATTTGCCGTTCCATATCTTTTAATTTCGTCTTAAGACTATCATCATAAATACTCGTTCCAATAATGACTTTTACGCCGCCTAGTAACGACTTGTCAATGTGATTATGAATATTTAATTTTGTTTTGTTTAATTTCTGGGCAAAAACTTGGGATAATGCCAATTTTTCTCCCTCAGAAAGCGGAATTACAGAGTATACATCGGCATCTGCAATACCTCGCAGATCATTTACTCGTTTTGCATAAATATCAGCAATACTAGAAAGGTAATCTTCCCTGCCACGGTCAATTAATAAAAATACAAAATCTTGAAGAAGCTCATTTAGCCCTTTAAAAACGGTTCCCACAAGCTCTTTCTTTTGTACGATTGTAAATGTCGGGTTTTCAAGCAAGCTCACGAAGTCAGGATTTTCACTCAGAACTTGCTTAATTAGCGCTAATTCTTCAGAAAAGGTATCAATTAAGCCGCGCTCTTCCGCTACTTGAAAAACAGCTGTCGCATACCGACTTGCAACTTCCCAATCCTTCATCATTTATGATCGCCTAGCCTTTCAATATAGTTTTGAATAAGCTCATTTTGCGATTTTTCATCAAGATTTTTTTCAATGACTTTGGAGGCGATTAAAACAGATAAAGAGCCGACTTGTTCACGAAGTGCTGTAATGGCATCTTCTTTTTCACGTTTGATGTCATCTTTAGCTTCCTCTTTCAAGCGTTCCGATTCTGTACGCGCCGTTTTAATGATTTCTTCGCGTTCTTTTTCGCCAAGTTGCTTGGCATTTTCAATCATTGTTTGGGCTTCAATACGGGCTTTTTGCAAAACGTCTTTTTGTTCAGCAAGCAAACTTTCCGCTTGATTTCTACTTTCTTCGGCTGAATCAATTTCAGAAGCAATATGCTCTTCACGTTCTTTCATTATTTTCATTAGAGGCTTCCAAGCAAATATGCGAATAAGCACTAATAAAACGGCAAATGTAAATAACGTAAAAAGACTATCACCCATTGTAAAGGCAGCACCCATTACTAAATGTGGTTGTAACACGCCTTTTCCACTCCTTTCCATACATTCGCTAACAGTTACGCATACGTTCTACCTTAAAGTTCTTATTTATTAAGTACCATGAACGCGATAACAACAGCGATAATTGGAAGAGCTTCAACTAAACCAATACCGATAAACATAATTGTTTGTAACATAGAACGTGCTTCGGGTTGACGTGCAACACCTTCGACCGTTTTTGATACGATTAAACCGTTACCGATGCCTGCACCTAACGCACCTAAACCTACTGCAATCGCAGCTGCAATAACTCCTAAAGACATAATTAATATCCTCCTTAAAATCTACTTTATTTAATAATGTTTTAATGCTCGTCACTTACTTTATGTGACATGTAAACCATTGTCAGCATGGTGAAAATATAAGCCTGGATCGCTCCAATAAACACTGAAAATCCTTGCCATGCAAGCGCTGGAATAATAGCTAATACACCAACAAAAAAATTAATGTGCGCAAGTTGTGTTGCAATAATTGCTAGTAAAACTTCTCCCGCAAAAATATTCCCGTAAAGCCGCAAACCAAGTGTCAATGTATTCGCAAATTCTTCCACGAGCTTTAGTGGAAAGAGAAACTTCATTGGGCTAAAATAGGTAGCGGTGAAATAGTGCTTAAATCCACGCATTTTAATCCCATAATAATGCGTAAGTGCAAGGATCATGATCGCAAGTGTCATCGTTACGATTGGATCTGCTGTAGGTGAACGCCACCACACTTCATCATGAATTGCAATGGAAGTAATAACACCAAGCATGTTTGATACGAAAATAAACATAATTAATGTAATACCCAGCACGTGAAATCTTCCACCTGTTTTCCAGTCCATGTTGCTTCCAATGATACCGCGCACAAAATCCATTACCCATTCAATAAAATTTTGTTTGCCGGTTGGACGTCGTTTTAAATTTCGTGTACAAATAATGGCAATGCCTAATACAACAAGGCAAGTGATTGTAATCATAACAATATTCGACAAATTAAATGACAGTCCAAGGAATTTAACGACGGGAAAATTCTCTTCCAATTTGGTTCACCCCTTTCATTTTTTTACTTTTTTCTTTCGATAAGAGGAACAAACAACAAAATCCAGAAAAATAACAGCATAGACAATACCAAGTCCAATAGCCATACTATAAATGTGAAAGTACCCTGGCAGCTCAGTTGCAATTATGGTAGCAAGTAAAGCGCTGCTCATCCGTACCGCCATCCCTGTTCCATGAACTTGTCGATTTGTATTAGCCGTTTCTGTCATTGCTTGTGTTCTTCTCATAAGCAGCCAGTGGTTAAACCAACCGATGATAATCCCTAGTTTCAAGCCCAAAAATATATGTACATAGGGCGTTAAAAACCAACCGAGAAAACAAAAGACAATAAGAACCATTAAATACTTCTGATGCCTGCGGTACAACTTAATAGGTGATTCTAACATTTGGAGTGGTCCTTTCTGCTCTAAACTCTGTTTCTTCCAACTATCAAATTCTGTTTAAGAAACAACAAAGATTGTGAAATTCAACACATTGAATAGCTTCCATTTGCCCATCTCACTCATGAAAGCCTTATCAGCATGTCAATTTTAAGCATACAACAGCAAAAAGCTAAAAGTCAATATTTTTCACAAAATCAAGTTATACTTACTGAGTTAATAGTAACATAACTCCAAACTTACTTAAATGAATACACACTAAAAATATATCTTTATGCACATGGATTCCATGCTGCTTTAATCATCATTTTTTTACTATGAATGAGCTTGATTTCACACCTCCAATGTTGATAGAACAGCTTTCATTTACGTGTCATATTTCACAAAATAAAAAGTCTTTACCTTCTCGGCAAAGACTTTAACGTTTTGACGAGATTAGCAAATAAAAGAGCTCTTTTTAGCTAAGATAAGGCCATGCATTAGCTTCTCGCAAAATATAATGATAGATTACCCCCTTGCATTCTTTCCAATTCAGTCAGCGTATTGCCGGCGGGATTGTATAGAATGCTTGGTCAGCCTTCTATCCCTACATTTACTTTGAAAAGCTCTCTTTGGGGCTTATTAATAACATTGATCATCTTATCACAATTCTTTTGAAATCACTAGCTAAAATCGCTACTGTAATATATCTGTAATACTTACGCGCTTCCAAAAGAATGAATGTTCTGTCTTTTTTAAATTTAGATGAAAAACGGCTGGCTGTCGATCCGTTTTTCCGCTATCGATTCATGCAATTTAAGTAAGTTCTGGCAGAAATTGTCCACTGTATATCTCAAAGGAGCTATTCTGCCAAAACCTAAAAAGATTTCGTTTCTATCTTGGCTCTTTAAACTAAAAAATCATTCGGGCGAGGACTATCTTGATCAAAATAATAAAGCATTGCATTTAAAATACGCGCTGAAGCTTCACCATCTCCATAAGGGTTCGTAGCTTGACTCATTTTAGCATGCTCGCTAGGATTAGTAAGTAGTTTTAATGCTTCGTTTTTAATCGTTTCCTCGTCTGTTCCTACTAACTTAAGCGTCCCAGCAGCTACTCCTTCTGGGCGTTCAGTGGTATCGCGCAATACTAAAACTGGAACCCCCATACCAGGGGCCTCTTCTTGCACACCACCAGAATCTGTTAAAACTAAATAGGCTTTTTTCAAGAAATTATGAAAATCAATTGCATCAAGTGGTTCGATTAAGTGAATTCGATTATGACCACCTAAAATCGAAATTGCTTTTTCTCGCACTGCTGGGTTTAAATGCATTGGATAAACAAGTTCAACATCTTCCTGTTGCTCAATAACATCACGTATGGCTTCAAACATGCCTTGCATCGGTGCACCTAGATTTTCCCTACGATGTGCTGTCATTAAAACCAAGCGATGATCTCCTAAATTTTCTAAAATGGAGTGATGATAATCTACCTGAACAGTGGTTTTTAAAGCATCAATTGCCGTATTTCCAGTTATAAAAATATGGGAGGCGGGTTTATTTTCTTTTAGCAAATTTTCTTTAGCCGTTTGTGTTGGTGCAAAATGAAGGTCTGCTAAAACACCCGTTAAACTTCGATTCATTTCTTCTGGAAATGGCGAATATTTATTCCATGTTCTAAGTCCTGCTTCAACATGGCCAATTGCTGTCTGTTGATAGAAAGCAGCCATGCCAGCAGCAAAACTCGTTGTTGTATCTCCATGAACGAGCACAAGATCTGGCTGCTCCTCTGCAATTACCTTGTTAAGGCCTTCCATCACTCGTGTTGTAATATCCGTTAATGTTTGGCCTTTTTGCATAATATCCAAATCGACATCTGGTTTAATATTAAAAATGTCTAAAACTTGATCTAACATTTCACGGTGTTGCGCAGTAATAACCACACAAGATTCAAATTTATCTGGTTGTTTTTGTAAAGCAAGTACTAACGGCGCCATTTTAATCGCTTCAGGCCTTGTGCCAAAAACGCTCATCACCTTAATTTTCTTCATGTTAAAACTCCTAAAGTATACCTTATTTTTGCTTTAGACCTTATAATAAAAAGCCTAAACTAAAGCACTTATTTTGTGCCAAATAAACGATCCCCTGCATCGCCAAGTCCAGGCAAGATATAACCGTCTTCATTTAATTTTTCATCCAAACCAGCAACATAAATGTCTACATCTGGATGCGCATGCTGTAAAGCTTTAATTCCTTCTGGAGCAGCAACTAAACACATGAATTTCATATTCTTAGCGCCACGTTTTTTTAGACAATCTAAAGCCATAATCGCTGAACCACCTGTTGCAAGCATTGGATCAACTACAATAAAAAGCCGTTCTTCAACATCAGAAGGTAATTTGACAAAATATTCAACTGGTTCAAGTGTATCATGATCGCGATATAAGCCAACATGCCCAACTTTGGCAGCTGGTATCAACTTTAAAATACCATCTGTCATGCCAAGTCCAGCACGAAGAATGGGAACGACACCTAATTTTTTCCCAGCAAGGGATCTTGCTTTTGTCACTTGTAATGGGGTTTCTACTTCGACATCTTTTAATTCCATATCACGGGTAATCTCATAAGCCATAAGTGTGGCTACCTCATCGACAAGCTCACGGAATGCCTTTGTTCCAGTAGATTTGTCCCTAATCATTGTTAGTTTGTGTTGTACAAGTGGGTGGTCGATTACGTGTACGTTTGCCATTTTTATATTCGCTCCTTTAAATTCAAAATCTTCTTCTTTAATATTGTATCAAAAGAACATTTTAATACAAGTGAAAATTTTGTGCTTATTTACTTTTAATCGTTAGGGTATAATGGGTATTCGCTTGTTAAAGCAGATACTTGTTGCTTGACGTCTTTCAAGATCGCTTCATCCTGCGTATTATGCAAAACTTGAGCGATTAATTTACCGACTTTACTTGTCGCCTCTTCATCAAAACCTCTTGTTGTAATCGCTGCTACACCAACACGAATGCCACTTGTTACAAATGGGCTTTCTGATTCAAATGGAATTGTATTTTTATTAACGGTTATACCCACTTGATCCAGAATTGTTTCAGCTTCTTTTCCTGTTAATTCCAAATTTTGCAAATCAATTAAAAGTAAGTGATTATCTGTTCCACCAGTTAAAACAGATACACCCTCCTCTTCAAGAGTAGTTGCTAATTGCTTTGCATTCTTGATAATTTGTTTGCAATATTGTTTGAATTCAGGTTGTAAGGCTTCCTGGAACGCAACTGCTTTTCCGGCAATCACGTGCATAAGTGGTCCACCTTGAGTTCCTGGAAAAATAGCTTTATTCAACTTTGTTTCCCATTCTGCTTTGGCCAAAATCATTCCGCCTCGTGGGCCTCGCAACGTTTTATGCGTTGTTGTTGTAACAAAATCAGCATACTGGACAGGATTTTGGTGAACACCTGTAGCGACTAAACCGGCAATATGTGCCATATCTACCATTAAATATGCGCCCACTTCACTTGCGATTTCACGAAACTTGGCAAAATCAATAGAACGGGGATAAGCACTGGCACCTGCAACAATTAATTTAGGTTGATGTCTAAGAGCCAGCTCACGAACGCTATCGTAATCAATTTGTTTTGTTTCTTGGCTTACCCCATATTCAACAAAATGATATAAAATGCCACTGAAATTAACAGGACTTCCATGCGTTAAATGACCGCCATGAGATAAATTCATTCCAAGCACCGTGTCCCCTGGATTTAATGCAGCTTGATAAATTGCCATATTTGCTTGGGAACCAGAGTGAGGTTGGACATTGACATATTCAGCACCAAATAGTTGCTTAGCACGCTCTCGAGCAAGATTTTCCACAATATCCACATATTCACAACCGCCATAATAACGTTTCCCCGGATATCCTTCTGCATACTTATTCGTTAAAACAGAGCCCACTGCTTCCATAACTGCTTTACTTACAAAATTTTCTGAGGCGATCAATTCAATGTTATTTCGCTGTCTACCAAGTTCCAACCGTATTGCTGCAAATACATCTTGATCCTGCTTCTCAAGCTCACTCATTGCTATCTCCTCCTTATTCTGATTTAAGACACTTTAATCATTACTCAAAACTGGGTAAAAAGCAAGCAAAGTTTTCTGAAAAAATAATAATAGAGGCTTTGTCTATTTTTTTGACTCACTTAAATAATTTCCACCTGCAGCTTTTTCAAGTCGATTCATCACTGCATCGCCAATTTCAGTTCGTTTATAAGTCTCAGCTAGGATAATCGTAACGTCCGTATGATCAAAAGCACGCAATCCAGCATATAAATGTTGCGCAATTTCGGTTCTATTTTCTTTGCTACCAATAACGATTGTTGTTTTCGATTGCTCTGGCCAACTTGTAGCTAATTCTTTGGAAATTAAAAGCCCTACCTTTTCTCCGGCCAAAGTTAACCGCTCATATGTGTCTTTAAAAAAGGCTAAACTCCCATCGATAAGATAAACTGGCGCTTTCGGAGCGTAATGCGTATATTTCATTCCAGGTGCTTTTGGCGCTTCTTCTTTTTTAAGTGTATCCTTAGCCGACTGTACTTTCCCAATGATTGCTTCAATTGCTTCAACCGAAATACCACCTGGGCGCAAAATAGCGGGTGTTGCTATTGTGCAATCAATAACTGTAGATTCAACACCAACATTAGTGTCTCCGCCATCAATAATACCGGCGATTTTCCCGGTTAAATCTTCAGCAACATGCTGTGCATTCGTTGGGCTTGGACGCCCAGAACTATTTGCACTTGGGGCAGCAATTGGCAACCCTACTTCGTGCAAAAGGGCCAGGCTGACTGGATGTTCTGGAATACGCACGCCTACAGTATCCATTCCTGCAGTACAGTTCTCTGCTAAAATTCCAGATTTTACTGGCAATACAATGGTAATTGGTCCTGGCCAGAAATTTCCCATAAGTTTCTTCGCTTTTTCTGGAATTTCGGAAATAAAATTCATTTGTTTTTGACTGGCAATATGTACAATAAGAGGATTATCTGCAGGTCTCCCTTTTGCTTGATAGATTTTACTCACGGCTTCAGGATTTGTTGCATCTGCACCAAGTCCATAAACGGTTTCAGTTGGAAAAGCAATGACTTCTCCCTGACGCAAAAGTTCAGCGGCTTCCTGATAAATTGTTTTATTCCTATTTTTTGGATCCATCTTCCAAAAACGTGTTTTCATTCTAAAAACTCCTCATACTATATACTTTGTTTCCTATTTTAGCGTTTTTTATATCGTTTGAATAGTCCTCACATTCGCTTAAAAGTTATCCCCAAATTGTGGATAATAGTTTTGTCAATGGGGATAACTTTTGTGAATCTGTGGATATCACTAAAAACAAAGAGCACCTCTTATTTTTATAAATTAAAATTTGATTAAAAAATTTTTTTGCACAATTTTTTATCCACAACGCTGTGGATAAAAAATTAGAACAAAAAAGCGTTCTTTTAAAAAACGCTTTTATACCAACATATTTGAGCAAACAACTATTCGATCTTTCTGATTAATATCTTTGTGGACAATCACATCGGCCTGTGGAAAACTTTTTTTAAATAGCTCTTTTACTGCCTCACCTTGAGTATAACCGATTTCAACAGCAATCCAATATTGCTCTTTTACGACCTGTGGCAAGTTGTGGATAAGTTGTTCATAAATGGCTAAACCATTTTTTTTCGCAAATAAAGCAAGTGGAGGCTCATGATGAAGGACATAATCTGTCATGAATGCCTTTTCTGACTCAGCGATATATGGCGGATTAGCAACAACCACATCAAAACGCTCACTGCTATCCAAAAAGACATCAAGCAAATCCGATTTCTTAAAAGCAACGTCAGCCTCAAGGCGCCGAGCGTTTTCTTTAGCAACGCAAAGAGCCCGACTAGATATATCAGAAGCCACAACAGTCAAATCAGGAAAACACTTTTTTAACGTGATCGCAATAATCCCACTACCTGTGCAAACATCTAATACCTTCGTAGCATCTGTTTTGACTAGCCAATTTTCTGCTAACAACACAAGTTCTTCTGTTTCAGGCCGTGGGATAAGCACATCAGGTGTCACCCAAAAATCACGACCATAAAAAGGGGCCGTCTCTAAAATATATTGCACGGGCTCACCTTGTAAATAACGCTTGAAATCTTCTTTAAACTGATGCGCTTCAGCTGAATGAATTTCTTCGTTTAGTTTCATCCACAGCTCTGTTCGTTTTAGCCCCATCCTTGTCTCAAGTAAGATTTCAGCGGCATTTAAGTCTAAATGACGCGCTTTTAAAATCTCAGCGGCTTCCTTTAAGCATGAACCAATCGTTGGTTTATTCTGTGTCATTCAAACGCTCCAGTTTGCTTGTTCTATCTTCTAAAATAAGCGCGTCAACAATTTCATCAAGTTTTCCTTCCATGATTTGATCAAGCTTTTGTAACGTTAAACCAATACGATGATCCGTTACCCTATTTTGTGGATAGTTATAAGTACGAATGCGTTCAGAACGATCTCCTGTTCCTACAGCTGATTTCCGGTTAGCAGCGTATTCTTCACGTGCTTCGCGTTCAAATTTATCATAAATTCGCGCACGCAATACTTTCATTGCTTTCTCTTTATTTTTTATTTGCGAACGTTCATCCTGCATGGACACAACGATCCCTGTTGGAACGTGGGTTAAGCGTACAGCTGACATGGTCGTGTTAACACTTTGCCCTCCAGCTCCAGTTGACGCAAATGTATCTGTACGAATATCTTTATCCTGAATATCAACTTCAACATCTTCAGCTTCTGGTAAAATGGCTACAGTAGCCGTTGAAGTATGAATACGTCCACCAGATTCCGTTTCAGGAACGCGCTGCACTCGGTGTGCTCCATTTTCATATTTTAACCGTGAAAAAGCCCCATTACCGTTAATCATCACGATAATTTCTTTATAGCCACCAATCCCCGTAGCATTTGCATCCATCACTTCTACTTTCCAACCACGATTTTCCGCATAACGACTATACATTCTAAACAAATCGCCAGCGAAAAGCGCTGCCTCATCACCACCAGCTGCTCCTCGGATTTCCATAATGACATTTTTATCATCGTTAGGATCTTTTGGCACAAGCAAAAGATTCATTTTTTCCTCAAGTACTGTTTTTTCTGTTTGAAGACCCGCTAATTCCTCTTTAGCCATTTCACGCATCTCGTCATCAAGTTTTTCTGATAAAAGCTCTTTTGTCTCCTCTAATTGACTAGTGACTTCTTTATAATGACGATAGGCTTCTACTGTTTCTGTGATGCCAGATTGTTCCTTTGATAAATCACGTAACTTCTTAGCGTCAGAAACGATATCTGGGTCACTCAATAGTTCATTTAATTCTTCGTAGCGATTTTCTACCGCTTGTAAACGATCATACATGCTAACACCTCATTTTTATTCAATCGGTGGATGTGCATGACACCTCCGACATACTGGATAGTAGTTATCATTTCCACCTATTAAGATTTGCTCACCAGCATAAACTGGTTTCCCTTCATTATCTACACGTAAAACCATTGTTGCTTTCTTAGCGCAAAACCAACAAATCGTTTTCATTTCTTCAATTTTGTCTGCATAAAGCAGTAGATATTTCGATCCTTCGAAAAGTTCATTGCGGAAGTCATTTTTTAATCCATACGCAATGACTGGAATCTTCAATTCGTCTACAATTTTTGCTAATTGAAAGATGTGCTCTTTTTGTAAAAATTGTGATTCGTCGATGAGTACGCAATAAGGCTTTGGCTCAATTTGCATCACATCTTCATAGATATTCGTCTCAGCAAAAATCGGTTTAGCTTTACGTTTCAAACCAATTCTGCTAGAAATTACCCCTACTTGATCACGATTATCAATACCAGAAGTGTAAATCACAACTGGCTTATTTTGCTCTTCATAATTATGCGCCACTTTTAAAATTTCAATAGTCTTGCCACTATTCATTGCTCCATAGCGGAAAAATAATTGTGCCATTATAACGCTCCCTTATACAAATAAACTCTTTTCCTATTTTATCATAGTGTTTCAGAAATTGGCAGTTTAAAAAAGTGAAAAAGTCGCTTTTATAACTTAAACTGTAAAAATTTTATGTTAAATGTCACTAAAACGTATACAAAATGCATACAATTTAGTCCTTTTTTTGCGAACACGACAAATCAGGCGACAAGTGTAACTGATTTGTCCCCCGATTTATTTTGTTTATCCCTCATTCAAAAATATTTCTTGCT
This DNA window, taken from Listeria sp. PSOL-1, encodes the following:
- the glyA gene encoding serine hydroxymethyltransferase; translated protein: MSELEKQDQDVFAAIRLELGRQRNNIELIASENFVSKAVMEAVGSVLTNKYAEGYPGKRYYGGCEYVDIVENLARERAKQLFGAEYVNVQPHSGSQANMAIYQAALNPGDTVLGMNLSHGGHLTHGSPVNFSGILYHFVEYGVSQETKQIDYDSVRELALRHQPKLIVAGASAYPRSIDFAKFREIASEVGAYLMVDMAHIAGLVATGVHQNPVQYADFVTTTTHKTLRGPRGGMILAKAEWETKLNKAIFPGTQGGPLMHVIAGKAVAFQEALQPEFKQYCKQIIKNAKQLATTLEEEGVSVLTGGTDNHLLLIDLQNLELTGKEAETILDQVGITVNKNTIPFESESPFVTSGIRVGVAAITTRGFDEEATSKVGKLIAQVLHNTQDEAILKDVKQQVSALTSEYPLYPND
- a CDS encoding L-threonylcarbamoyladenylate synthase, whose protein sequence is MKTRFWKMDPKNRNKTIYQEAAELLRQGEVIAFPTETVYGLGADATNPEAVSKIYQAKGRPADNPLIVHIASQKQMNFISEIPEKAKKLMGNFWPGPITIVLPVKSGILAENCTAGMDTVGVRIPEHPVSLALLHEVGLPIAAPSANSSGRPSPTNAQHVAEDLTGKIAGIIDGGDTNVGVESTVIDCTIATPAILRPGGISVEAIEAIIGKVQSAKDTLKKEEAPKAPGMKYTHYAPKAPVYLIDGSLAFFKDTYERLTLAGEKVGLLISKELATSWPEQSKTTIVIGSKENRTEIAQHLYAGLRAFDHTDVTIILAETYKRTEIGDAVMNRLEKAAGGNYLSESKK
- the prmC gene encoding peptide chain release factor N(5)-glutamine methyltransferase, encoding MTQNKPTIGSCLKEAAEILKARHLDLNAAEILLETRMGLKRTELWMKLNEEIHSAEAHQFKEDFKRYLQGEPVQYILETAPFYGRDFWVTPDVLIPRPETEELVLLAENWLVKTDATKVLDVCTGSGIIAITLKKCFPDLTVVASDISSRALCVAKENARRLEADVAFKKSDLLDVFLDSSERFDVVVANPPYIAESEKAFMTDYVLHHEPPLALFAKKNGLAIYEQLIHNLPQVVKEQYWIAVEIGYTQGEAVKELFKKSFPQADVIVHKDINQKDRIVVCSNMLV
- the prfA gene encoding peptide chain release factor 1, producing MYDRLQAVENRYEELNELLSDPDIVSDAKKLRDLSKEQSGITETVEAYRHYKEVTSQLEETKELLSEKLDDEMREMAKEELAGLQTEKTVLEEKMNLLLVPKDPNDDKNVIMEIRGAAGGDEAALFAGDLFRMYSRYAENRGWKVEVMDANATGIGGYKEIIVMINGNGAFSRLKYENGAHRVQRVPETESGGRIHTSTATVAILPEAEDVEVDIQDKDIRTDTFASTGAGGQSVNTTMSAVRLTHVPTGIVVSMQDERSQIKNKEKAMKVLRARIYDKFEREAREEYAANRKSAVGTGDRSERIRTYNYPQNRVTDHRIGLTLQKLDQIMEGKLDEIVDALILEDRTSKLERLNDTE
- a CDS encoding thymidine kinase, producing MAQLFFRYGAMNSGKTIEILKVAHNYEEQNKPVVIYTSGIDNRDQVGVISSRIGLKRKAKPIFAETNIYEDVMQIEPKPYCVLIDESQFLQKEHIFQLAKIVDELKIPVIAYGLKNDFRNELFEGSKYLLLYADKIEEMKTICWFCAKKATMVLRVDNEGKPVYAGEQILIGGNDNYYPVCRRCHAHPPIE